The window GCAAGCTGGGGCTGATTGGTGACAGCCATGCCGCCTTCTGCGGTGGTGATGATCTTGACCGGATGAAAACTGAAGACGGCGATATCGCTGTAGCGGCAATTGCCCACCTTTTCACTCTGATAGGTTCCGCCGATCGCGTGCGAGGCATCTTCCACCACCGAAAAGCCGTACTGGTCGGCAAGTCGGCCGATTTCCTCCATGGCACAGGACTGACCGGCAAGATGGACGGGAATGACGACCTTCGGCAGACGGTTTTTTTTGGCCGCCTCCGAAAGCTTATCTGATAGGGCGGCAACGCTCATTGTCACAGTGTCGGGATCGATGTCGACAAAATCGACATCAGCACCGCAATAGCGCGCGCAATTGGCGCTGGCGACAAAACTGACCGGGCTGGTCCAGACAAGGTCGCCGGGGCCGACTCCGAGGGCAAGGCAGGCCAGATGGAGGGCAGCGGTCGCATTGCTTACCGACACGGCCCGCTGCGCTGTGCAATAGCCGGCAACAGCTTCCTCGAACCGTTCGACCGCTGGCCCTTGTGTCAGGAAATCGGATTTCAGCACATCGACGACGGCATCGATGTCTTTCTGTGAAATCGTCTGTCGGCCGTACGGAATCATGGGGCCGCCTATTGTAAATGTTGCCGGTTCAGCTCAATCCATTCGGCGAGTTCCGCCGGTGACATCCACTCGGTGTTCTGGTCGGAGCTGTATATAAAGTCGGGCGAAACCTTTTGGCCGTCGCCGATACGCGCCGGGTCCTTGGACCAGTTGTTGATCGCCGGCAAAATCTTGTAGTGGCTCTCATATTCATACGTGTAGGGCGCGTCCTCGAAGCCGATCATCTGCTCGTGCAGTTTTTCGCCGGGACGGACCCCAATGATGTCTCTCGACGCATTCGGTGCGATCGTATCGGCGATATCCATGATGCCCATCGACGGGATTTTCTTGACGTAGATCTCGCCGCCGACCATGTCGTCAATCGCCGTCCAGACCAGTTCAACCCCCTGCTCGCGAGTGATCATGAAGCGTGTCATCCGGGTATCGGTGATCGGCAGTGCGCCCTTTTCGCGCAGGGATATGAAAAACGGGATGACCGATCCGCGCGAACCCATGACGTTGCCATAGCGTACGACGGCGAACCGGGTTCCATCCGTGCCGGCGTAGGAATTGCCGGCAATAAAAAGCTTGTCGGATGCAAGCTTGGTCGCGCCGTAGAGATTGGCGGGGCTGCTTGCCTTGTCCGTGGACAGGGCGACGACGCGTTTGACCCCGGCATCGATGCAGGTGTCGATCAGGTTCATTGCGCCATTGATATTCGTTTTGACGCATTCGAACGGATTGTATTCTGCGGTCGGCACAATTTTGGTCGCCGCGGCATGGACGACAAATTCGATGCCGTTCAGTGCGCGGGCGAGGCGCTCCTTGTCGCGGACATCGCCGATGAAAAAGCGTACGCGGGGATCGTCGCCATAGAGTTTGGCCATCTCCCATTGCTTCATCTCGTCGCGCGAAAAGATCACCAATCGCTTGGGATCGTATTTTTTCAGCGTCAGGGGAACGAATGCGTGGCCGAACGACCCGGTGCCGCCGGTAATCAGGATTGAGGCATTCGTCAGCATTGTTGTCGGCTGTTCCGTTCGAAAAATGACACAAAGCAGATGTACGAGCTACCAGCCTGTCCGCGATATCGGACCGGGGCATGATTTGCAAGCCGGCCTATCCACAGCCATTTGACGGCAGGCGCTATGGAAAGAGACACGACGGGCTGCCGGGTCTCAATTTTTTGCTCATGCGCGACTCGCGGTGTGGCGGATGAAGCTGCTTCCACGCGCGCTTGATATTTATCAATTTTGTTTCGGAGAAATATCAACGGCCACGCGCTCATTGGCGGTGCTGCAGTGCCGCATTCTGTTCCGGCGCTTATGATATTTTTATCTAACGTATTTATTTCGTTATATAATATTTCTTCACATGACTTAGATCAAGTTATCTGAGCGCATCTGGCGCAACTACTATTGTCGACCGACTGCGGGTCGGTGGCCTTTTTCTGGGCCGCCCAATGCCGAAAGGAACGACAATGGATCTAATGCTCGCCTATGACAACTCGCGAAACGCGCGAATAACGCTCGATGCGGTGAAGGAGATGTTCGGGCCGCTGAACCCTTCGATCACGCTGGTTTCGGTGATTGAGGATGTCGGCAGTGCGACGTCCGGAGCCGATGATCTTTTCAATGAGCAGTATGAAGAGCAGAAGGCCGGTGTCGAGGCCGCTGCTGCAGAACTGGTCGCCGCCGGGATCCCGGCCACGGTCATGCTGGCCGAGGGCGATGCCCGGAAAATGATCCTGCGGGCGACGGAGGAGAAGAATCCCGATGTCCTGGTTATGGCCCGTCACAGCCATCAGCCGGATCACAAACCGCTCGGTTTCATAACCAAGCGTATCGACGCAATCGTCGAGGAGTTCGATCATATGACCTTCGGGTCGGTGTCGGCCTTCCTGGCGCGCCGCGTCAAATGTCCTGTCCTTATCATTCCTACCCACGAGCCCGCCGCCTAGTCCGACGGTCCGCAAACGCAAAGGACACCTTCAATGCAAGTCTCTGACCTATTCCGGTTCAGGAACCGTGAGATACGCGCTCTCCACCTGACATGGATCGCGTTCTTCATTACCTTCTACGTCTGGTTCAACATGGCGCCGCTGGCGTCGTCCATCCTGGCATCGTCCGACTGGCTGACGCGCGACGACATCCGCCTTTTCGCGATCGCCAACGTGGCGCTGACCATTCCGGCGCGTATTATTGTCGGCATGGCGCTCGACAAATGGGGGCCGCGCCGGGTCTTCTCGGTTCTGATGGTCTCAATGGCCATCCCGACCTTCTTCTTCGCCTTCGGCGATTCAAAGGAACAACTCTTCGTCTCCAGGCTGGTCCTCAGCTCCGTTGGCGCGTCCTTCGTTGTCGGTATTCACATGACGGCCTTGTGGTTCAAGCCTCGCCATATCGGCTTTGCAGAAGGCTTTTATGCCGGCTGGGGTAACTTCGGTTCCGCTGCCGCGGCGATGACCATTCCAACGGTCGCGCTGGTCCTTTACGGCGGCGATGATGGCTGGCGTTATGCCATCGCGACATCCGGCGCGATCATGGCGATCTACGGTGTCTTCTACTGGTTCGCGATCACCGACGGGCCAACCAAGGATACGCACAAGAAGCCGCGCAAGGCTGCTGCCCTTGAGGTGTCGAGCTTCCGTGACCTGGTGCTTCTTGTGATCTTCACCGTGCCGTTGGTCGGGATCCTGTCGATCCTCGTCTACCGCGTGCAGATGATGGGCTATATTGACGGGTTCGTCGCCTCCCTGTGCTACGGCGCGATCGCGGTGGTCGTCCTTTATCAGGTCTGGCTGGCAATTCGCGTCAATGTACCGATCCTGAAGAAAGGCGTTCCCAAGGACGACCGCTATCCGTTCAGCTCGGTTGCGGCGCTGAACACCACCTATTTCGCCAACTTCGGTGCGGAACTGGCGGTGGTCTCCATGCTGCCCATGTTCTTTCAGGAAACCTGGGGATTGAACCCGGTCACAGCAGGCCTGATTGCCTCGGCCTTCGCCTTTGTCAACCTGGTGGCACGGCCAATGGGCGGACTGGTGTCCGACCGCATGGGCAACCGCCGTTTCGTGATGCTGGCCTATATGATGGGTATCGCCATCGGCTTTGCGCTGATGGGGCTTTTGAACTCCTCCTGGCCGCTCATCATCGCGATCGCAATCACCATTTGCTGCTCCTTCTTCGTGCAGGGAGCGGAGGGTGCAACGTTCGGCATCATCCCGTCGATCAAACGCCGGGTTACCGGACAGATCGCCGGCATGGCAGGCGCTTACGGCAATGTCGGGGCAGTGTTCTACCTGTTCATCTTCATGTTCGTCACGCCTTCCCAGTTCTTCTTCATCATCGCCACGGGTGCGGCGGTCAGCTGGCTGGTCTGCTACTTCTGGCTGAAGGAGCCCCAGGGCGGGTTCGGAGAAGAATATGTGCTGTCCTCTGTCGATCAGGCGATCGCCGCAGAAGCACGGCAGAAGATCGAAGCCGAGGCCGAACTGGCCGAACTCTTCACCGGATCTGAAAAAGTCACGCTTGCCGATCGCGGCAGCAGCCTGACCTTGACGGCCCGGTTCAAGGATCTCGACGATTTGCGGGCGGCTCTTAGCCGCATAGGCAAGCGCGGGAAAGAGCAGCCGGCGCAATGATGTGCCACGGAGCGCAGGATTTGGCTGTGCCGGCCTGCGCTCCTCATTTCAATACGCCAGATCGGGGAGGTTAACCCATGGCGCATTCAGATACCCCCACAGCCAATAAAGGTCACGTGCTGACCGATTGGCGTCCCGAAGATCAGCAGTTCTGGGAAAGCCAGGGCCGTGCGATCGCCAGCCGTAACCTGTGGATCTCCATTCCCAATCTGCTCATGGCCTTCTCGGTCTGGATGGTGTGGTCGGTCGTCGTCGCAAAAATGCCGGCTATCGGATTTGATTTCTCGGTTGGCGAACGCTTCTGGCTTGCCGCGCTGCCCGGTCTCTCCGGCGCGACACTGAGGATTTTCTACACATTCATGATCCCGATTTTCGGCGGCCGGAAGTGGACTGCGATCTCAACCGCCTCGCTGCTTTTGCCGGCGCTTGGAATCGGGTTCGCCATTCAGGATCCCAACACGTCGTACTTCACCTTCCTCATCCTGGCGCTGATGTGCGGCTTCGGCGGTGGCAACTTCGCCTCCTCCATGGCGAATATCGCTTACTTCTATCCCAAGAAGACAAAGGGTAACGCCCTGGCGCTGAATGCCGGGCTCGGCAATGCCGGCGTGTCCGTCATGCAGTTCGTCGTTCCTCTGGTCATCACAGCAGGTGTTTTCGGCGCGATCGGCGGCGAGCCTCAGCAGCTTTCCGATGGCGGTCAGCTCTGGTTGCAGAATGCCGGCTTCATCTGGGTGCCGTTCCTGGCGGTCGGTGCGATTGCTGCGTGGTTCGGCATGAACGATATTGCCGATGCGAAGGCCTCGCTTGGCGAGCAGATGTCGATCCTCAAGCGCTACCACAACTGGGTCATGTGCGTTCTCTATATCGGAACGTTCGGCTCCTTCATCGGTTACGCTGCCGGCTTCCCGCTGCTCATGCGGACCCAGTATCCCGCGGTTGATGCCTTGAGCTACGCCTTCCTCGGGCCGCTTGTGGGCGCGCTTTCACGGGCTGCAACGGGCTGGGTATCGGATAAATACGGTGGCGGACGGGTGACCTTCTGGGTTTTCCTCGGCATGATCATCGCCGTCTTCGGTGTCCTGCAGTTCCTGCCTTCCGAAGCGGATGCGGACGGTAATTTCTGGGGTTTCTTTGCCTGTTTCATGGCGCTGTTCTTCCTGACCGGTGTCGGCAATGCCTCCACCTTCCAGATGATCCCTTCGATCATGAAGCAGGAAATCCCGCGCCTTGAGCCGCAACTGGACGAAACACAGACCCAGCGATCCATCGAGCGTGAAAGCGCCGCGATCATCGCCTTCACTTCGGCGATTGCCGCTTACGGAGCATTCTTCATTCCGAAACTCTACGGAACGTCGATCGAAATGACAGGCGCACCCAATGCGGCGCTGTGGTCATTCCTGAGCTTCTACGTGCTGTGCCTCGTGGTGACCTGGTTCTACTACAGCCGCCGCGGCGCCTCGGTGCCCTGCTAAACTGAAGCAAAGGGGCTGGATGAGGAACATACCCATTCAGCCCTTTTCCAGCTCTTGCTGGGCTGGTAGATTTCCAACATATACAGCCCCTTCCGGGGCCCTGGAACAGACCGGTGGAGCAAGTCTCAGGACTGCCGCCGGTCAAGCCGTTTGTGGCTGGAGATGCCGTTGGACATACGCCCCTTTACCGGGAATTTCACCCAGCAGGAGCCGATCGGTGACGATGCGATCGCCGCAGCGGTGGACGTTCTCAAAGGCGGACGCCTGCACCGTTACAACACGGCGTCCGGCGAAGTGTCGCAGGCCGCTCTTCTGGAAGCGGACTATGCTGCCTATCAGGGCGTGGAGTACTGCCTGGCCTGTGCATCGGGCGGATATGCGATGGGCATTGCCTTGCGGGCGGCCGGCGTCACGCAGGGCGAACCGGTCCTGACCAACGCCTTTACCCTTGCTCCTGTTCCGGGCGCGATTGCGGGGGCAGGCGCTCGTCCGGTGCTTGTCGAGATCACCCGTGATCTCACGCTTGATCTGGGTGATCTTGAGAAGAAGATCCGATCGAGTGGCGCGCGCTTCATGCTCTTGTCGAATATGCGCGGTCATCTGACCGATATGGACACGCTGACAGCGCTGCTTGAACACCATAGCGTCACCCTCATTGAAGATTGCGCCCACACGATGGGCAGCACATGGTCGGGCAGGCGCAGCGGAAATTTTGGACTGGCCGGCTGTTTCAGTACCCAGACCTACAAGCACTTGAACTCCGGAGAGGGCGGTATTCTGACATCCGACGATCCGCAGTTCATGGCCAGGGCGATCGTCCTGTCAGGGTCCTATATGCTTTATGAGCGCCATGGGGCGGCTCCGCCGTCTCAGTATTTTTCGACTGTGCGGCTTGAAACGCCAAACCTTTCGGGACGCATGGACAATCTGCGGGCCGCCATTCTGCGTCCGCAGATAACCGGCCTCGATGCAAATATCGCGCGCTGGAATGAACGCTACCGGGCTTTGGAGGAGCAACTGGCGCAAACGCCAGGCGTTTACGTGCCGCACCGACCGGATCAGGAAGGCATCGTCGGCAGCTCCTTTCAGTTTCTCTTTCCCGGGGTCAGCGCGCAGTCGGCGCAAACCCTCGTGAGCGATGCTCTTTCGCTGGGAGTGGAGCTGAAATGGTTTGGTGCGGAGCGGCCCGTCGGGTTCACCAGCAGGCACCAAAGCTGGCAGTATCTGGAGCCCGCGCAGTTGCCGCAGACGGACGAGATCCTGGCCGGGCTATTCGATATGCGCATTCCGCTGACATTCAGCGTTGCCGATTGCAGGCATATCGGCGCAATTCTTGACCATTGCTTACGCCGCGGATCGTACGTTGCGTAGTTTCACTGGATTGATTCCGCGTGTCAGATATTGGAAGTAACCGGTTTGCCGTTGCGCTGCGGTGCCTGATCCTGCGACTTATAACCCGATGGTATTTTGATGACCCTTCGTCCATTCGATTTTGATCCCGCCAATTGTTTCATCGCCGATGAGTGGGTGCCGCCTCTGGCCGGTGAAACGCTTGATCTGATCAATCCGTCCGACGGCTCCACTCTTTGTGCGGTGGCGCGAGGCAGTGCGGAGGACATCGACCGCGCGGTTGCCGCAGCTTCGGCCGCGCTCGAGGGGGAATGGGGCAAAAGCACCGCAGTGGAACGCGGCCGCGTGCTCTATCGTATCGGACAGCTCGTGCTGGAGAATGTCGAGGAACTGGCAAACCTGGAAGCGATGGATGTCGGCAAGCCTCTCAAACAGGCCCGCGCCGACGTTATCGCGCTGGCGCGTTACATGGAATTCTACGCCGGAGCGGCGGACAAGCTCCACGGCACGACGATCCCCTATCTTGACGGCTACACCGTTTATACGCTGCGCGAGCCGCACGGTGTGACGGGGCACATCATTCCCTGGAACTATCCCATGCAGATTATCGGCCGGTCCGTGGGTGCTGCTCTCGCGGCCGGCAATGCCGCCGTCCTCAAGCCGGCGGAAGAAGCATGTCTTACAGCGCTGTCCTTTGCCGAACTTGCGCGGCGTGCAGGATTGCCGAAAGGTGCGCTGAACGTCGTGCCGGGGATCGGCGCCGAGGCCGGAGCGGCGCTGAGCGCCCATGAAGGGATCGATCATGTTTCCTTTACCGGTTCGGTCGGTGTCGGCAAGCTGATCCAGGCATCAGCGGCCCAGAACGTGACGCCGGTTACGCTCGAACTGGGCGGTAAGTCGCCGCAACTGGTCTTCGAGGACGCCGATATCGACGAGGCCCTGCCGTTCCTTGTCAATGCCGGCCTGCAGAATGCCGGCCAGACCTGCTCTGCATCCTCGCGCATTCTCGTCCACCATAGCCGCTACGATGAGGTCATATCGCGCATGGGGGATCGCTATCGTGTCATGAAAGTGGGGCCTGCGCTGTCCGACCTTGATGTCGGGCCGCTCATATCCATGCGCCAAAAGGAGATCGTCGAAGGGTTTCTGGCAAAAGGCGAGGGCCTGGAGGTTGCGGCAAGAGGCAATGTGGAGGCGGATGCCCCGTCGGGCGGGGCCTATGTCACGCCGACCCTCTTTGCCGGCGTTTCACCTGATCACACCCTGGCCCAGGACGAGATTTTCGGTCCCGTGCAGGTCGTTATTCCGTTCGGCGACGAGGAGGAAGCTGTCGCCATTGCCAACGGGACCGATTTCGGGCTTGTCGCTTCAGTATGGAGCCGTGATGGCGGTCGCCAGATGCGGCTCGCGCGCAAGCTGCGCGCCGGGCAGGTTTTTCTCAACAATTACGGTGCCGGCGGCGGCGTCGAACTGCCCTTCGGCGGAACCGGTCTTTCCGGGCATGGGCGCGAAAAAGGTTTTGAAGCCTTGTACGGGTTTTCAGTCCTCAAAACGGTGGCGGCCAAGCACGGCTAGCCGTTTCCGGCCTCTGAGAACCCATCTGCCAGACCCGGCCTCACGGATCATCCCAAGCTTTTCTGCCTTGTCGCCCTGCGTGGCGGCAAGCCCTGCCGCATAGTGATTTTGAGCGAGCCAAACAGATCCTCTGATTAGGATTTCTCAGGATAATCCATAAAAATCAATTATTTAAAAAGTAGTATTTTTAATGTTGAAAAGTACTACTTATTTTGATACCAAATTTGGCATCAACGTTTGCGCTTCAAGCAATATCCAAGGGAGGACATCATGAAGGCATTCCTGAAGGCGGCTGTTATTGCATCCGCGCTGGCCGTACCCGCACCTGCATTAGCGGCTGACGAGCCCATCGACATCACCATGATCATCTACGCATCGGCGGGCGTTCCGTTTTTCCAGCCGCTTGAGCTGGGAGCCAACACCGCCGCGGAGATGCTCAACGTCAATCTGGATATCCAGTACGCGCAAAATGATGTGGTGCGTCAGAACAACATCATGGAAACGGCGCTGGCCAACGGGGTCGACGGCCTTCTTGTCGAAATCTGGGATGACAACGCCTTTGATGAAGGTGTCTGCAATGCCATGAAAGGCGGCACGCCCGTCGTCGGCTTCAACATCGATGACAGCGAGGGTGCCGAAGGCAATTGCCGGATGGCCTTTGTCGGCCAGAATTTTGTCGATGCGGGTTATACGATCGGCAAGCGGATGATCGAGGAGCACGGTATCTCGGAAGGCGATGTCGTCTTTACGCCGGTTGAATATCCGGAGGCCGCCTATGCGATCCTGCGCCACAAAGGCGTACAGATGGCGCTGGACGAAGTCGGAGCCAAGGCGGACCTCGTTGGCGTGACAGACCGGCTTCCCGAGGTACTGACCGCCATGACACAGTATCTGATCGGCAATTCGGACATCAAGGCGATCATCGGACTTGGCCAGCAACCAATGATGATGGCTCAGCAGGCGCTGGATGAAACCGGTGTGAGCGTGCCGATCGGAGGCTTTGATGTTGCCCCGGAAATCCTTGACGGGATCGCCAGCGGCCGCATCACAGCCACTGTGGACCAGCAGCCATACAGTCAGGGTTTCTATTCGGTGGCCCAGCTCGCCCACTACATTCGTCACGGACTTTATCCGGCTGACTTGAGCACCGGCGGGCGCGGCCTGATCGACAAGTCGAACTATCAGAATGCGGTCGACCAGGCTGGCAAGTACAGATAACTCCCA is drawn from Hoeflea prorocentri and contains these coding sequences:
- a CDS encoding DegT/DnrJ/EryC1/StrS family aminotransferase, with protein sequence MDIRPFTGNFTQQEPIGDDAIAAAVDVLKGGRLHRYNTASGEVSQAALLEADYAAYQGVEYCLACASGGYAMGIALRAAGVTQGEPVLTNAFTLAPVPGAIAGAGARPVLVEITRDLTLDLGDLEKKIRSSGARFMLLSNMRGHLTDMDTLTALLEHHSVTLIEDCAHTMGSTWSGRRSGNFGLAGCFSTQTYKHLNSGEGGILTSDDPQFMARAIVLSGSYMLYERHGAAPPSQYFSTVRLETPNLSGRMDNLRAAILRPQITGLDANIARWNERYRALEEQLAQTPGVYVPHRPDQEGIVGSSFQFLFPGVSAQSAQTLVSDALSLGVELKWFGAERPVGFTSRHQSWQYLEPAQLPQTDEILAGLFDMRIPLTFSVADCRHIGAILDHCLRRGSYVA
- a CDS encoding aldehyde dehydrogenase family protein — translated: MTLRPFDFDPANCFIADEWVPPLAGETLDLINPSDGSTLCAVARGSAEDIDRAVAAASAALEGEWGKSTAVERGRVLYRIGQLVLENVEELANLEAMDVGKPLKQARADVIALARYMEFYAGAADKLHGTTIPYLDGYTVYTLREPHGVTGHIIPWNYPMQIIGRSVGAALAAGNAAVLKPAEEACLTALSFAELARRAGLPKGALNVVPGIGAEAGAALSAHEGIDHVSFTGSVGVGKLIQASAAQNVTPVTLELGGKSPQLVFEDADIDEALPFLVNAGLQNAGQTCSASSRILVHHSRYDEVISRMGDRYRVMKVGPALSDLDVGPLISMRQKEIVEGFLAKGEGLEVAARGNVEADAPSGGAYVTPTLFAGVSPDHTLAQDEIFGPVQVVIPFGDEEEAVAIANGTDFGLVASVWSRDGGRQMRLARKLRAGQVFLNNYGAGGGVELPFGGTGLSGHGREKGFEALYGFSVLKTVAAKHG
- a CDS encoding substrate-binding domain-containing protein, producing MKAFLKAAVIASALAVPAPALAADEPIDITMIIYASAGVPFFQPLELGANTAAEMLNVNLDIQYAQNDVVRQNNIMETALANGVDGLLVEIWDDNAFDEGVCNAMKGGTPVVGFNIDDSEGAEGNCRMAFVGQNFVDAGYTIGKRMIEEHGISEGDVVFTPVEYPEAAYAILRHKGVQMALDEVGAKADLVGVTDRLPEVLTAMTQYLIGNSDIKAIIGLGQQPMMMAQQALDETGVSVPIGGFDVAPEILDGIASGRITATVDQQPYSQGFYSVAQLAHYIRHGLYPADLSTGGRGLIDKSNYQNAVDQAGKYR
- a CDS encoding MFS transporter, coding for MQVSDLFRFRNREIRALHLTWIAFFITFYVWFNMAPLASSILASSDWLTRDDIRLFAIANVALTIPARIIVGMALDKWGPRRVFSVLMVSMAIPTFFFAFGDSKEQLFVSRLVLSSVGASFVVGIHMTALWFKPRHIGFAEGFYAGWGNFGSAAAAMTIPTVALVLYGGDDGWRYAIATSGAIMAIYGVFYWFAITDGPTKDTHKKPRKAAALEVSSFRDLVLLVIFTVPLVGILSILVYRVQMMGYIDGFVASLCYGAIAVVVLYQVWLAIRVNVPILKKGVPKDDRYPFSSVAALNTTYFANFGAELAVVSMLPMFFQETWGLNPVTAGLIASAFAFVNLVARPMGGLVSDRMGNRRFVMLAYMMGIAIGFALMGLLNSSWPLIIAIAITICCSFFVQGAEGATFGIIPSIKRRVTGQIAGMAGAYGNVGAVFYLFIFMFVTPSQFFFIIATGAAVSWLVCYFWLKEPQGGFGEEYVLSSVDQAIAAEARQKIEAEAELAELFTGSEKVTLADRGSSLTLTARFKDLDDLRAALSRIGKRGKEQPAQ
- the pseB gene encoding UDP-N-acetylglucosamine 4,6-dehydratase (inverting); protein product: MLTNASILITGGTGSFGHAFVPLTLKKYDPKRLVIFSRDEMKQWEMAKLYGDDPRVRFFIGDVRDKERLARALNGIEFVVHAAATKIVPTAEYNPFECVKTNINGAMNLIDTCIDAGVKRVVALSTDKASSPANLYGATKLASDKLFIAGNSYAGTDGTRFAVVRYGNVMGSRGSVIPFFISLREKGALPITDTRMTRFMITREQGVELVWTAIDDMVGGEIYVKKIPSMGIMDIADTIAPNASRDIIGVRPGEKLHEQMIGFEDAPYTYEYESHYKILPAINNWSKDPARIGDGQKVSPDFIYSSDQNTEWMSPAELAEWIELNRQHLQ
- a CDS encoding universal stress protein; translation: MDLMLAYDNSRNARITLDAVKEMFGPLNPSITLVSVIEDVGSATSGADDLFNEQYEEQKAGVEAAAAELVAAGIPATVMLAEGDARKMILRATEEKNPDVLVMARHSHQPDHKPLGFITKRIDAIVEEFDHMTFGSVSAFLARRVKCPVLIIPTHEPAA
- the pseC gene encoding UDP-4-amino-4,6-dideoxy-N-acetyl-beta-L-altrosamine transaminase — its product is MIPYGRQTISQKDIDAVVDVLKSDFLTQGPAVERFEEAVAGYCTAQRAVSVSNATAALHLACLALGVGPGDLVWTSPVSFVASANCARYCGADVDFVDIDPDTVTMSVAALSDKLSEAAKKNRLPKVVIPVHLAGQSCAMEEIGRLADQYGFSVVEDASHAIGGTYQSEKVGNCRYSDIAVFSFHPVKIITTAEGGMAVTNQPQLADKMAMLRSHGITRDPELMDQPSDGPWYYQQLELGHNYRLTDIQAALGYSQLQKLDGFVARRTQLADRYGTLLQSLPLTLPVQPADTTSAWHLYVVRLMRDRIALDQRDVFEKLREAGIGVNLHYIPIHLQPYYRNLGFGPGDFPNAEGYYKEAISLPLFPALTDAEQDKVIEGLRLALEK